CCTCGCTCTTGCCCTGGATCTCCAGGTACTTCGCGAGGTCGAGGCCCATCTGGCCGAGCTGGTGGTTGACCAGGTTGTGCTTGCGGGTCTCGATCTCGTCCGCGAGCAGCTTCTCCGGCATCGGCACCTCGACGAGCTTCAGCAGCTCGTCCAGGACCTTCTCCTGCGCCTGGGTGGCCTGGTCGTACTTCTTCATCTGCTCGAGGCGCTTGCGGCTGTCCGCGCGCAGCTCCTCGAGGGTGTCGAACTCGCTCGCCAGCTGGGCGAAGTCGTCGTCCAGCTCGGGCAGTTCGCGGGACTTGACCTCGGTGACCTCGACCGTGACCTCGGCCTCCTTGCCCTCGGCGGAACCGCCCTTGAGCTCGGAGGTGAAGGTGGCGCTGTTGCCGGCCTCCACGCCGGTGACGGCCTCGTCGATGCCGTCGAGGAGCTCGCCGGAACCGACGGTGTACGAGACACCCTCGGCGACGCCGTCCTCCAGCACCTCGCCGTCCACCTTGGCCTCGAGGTTCAGCGTCAGGACGTCGCCGTCCTGGGCCGCGCGCTCGACCGGGCTGGTCGTCGCGAAGCGCTCACGCAGCTGCTCGACGGACTTGTCCACGTCCTCGTCCGACACCTCGACGGCGTCGACCTCGACCTCGATGCCGGAGTAGTCCGGGATCTCGAGGGCGGGGCGGATGTCGACCTCGGCGGTGAAGGCCAGCAGCTCGCCGTCCTTCAGCTCGGTGATGTCGACCTCGGGCTGGCCGAGGACGTTCAGCTCACCCTCGTTGACCGCCTCGGTGTAGAACTTCGGGAGCGCGTCGTTGACGGCCTCCTCCAGCACGGCGCCACGGCCGAACCGCTGGTCGATGACCCGGGCCGGGATCTTGCCCTGGCGGAAGCCCTTCACCGTGACCTGCTGGTTGATCTTTTTGTACGCCGCGTCGAGGCTGGGCTTGAGCTCCTCGAAGGGCACCTCGACAGTGAGCCGAACCCGAGTCGGGTTCAGGGTCTCCACGGCGCTCTTCACGGTTCGGTCTCCTTGGGGCTGACTTCTGGGGTTCTGCGTGAGATCTGCCTGTGCCCGGCTGATCCGGGTCCGGCCGATCTCGCCCGGTACACAGACACACGGGCACGCAGCTTGCATAGTAACCGCAAGAAGGATGACGCCCACAACGCGACCTTGGACGGCCGCTCCCGGGCGGCGCCGCCACGGTGGGCCGGGGCCCCGCCCGACACCGTGTCGTCGGGCTGACCTGCTGCTGGTCGGGGTGGCCGGATTCGAACCGACGACCTTCCGCTCCCAAAGCGGACGCGCTACCAAGCTGCGCCACACCCCGTCGGTGCGACACGTAGGGTACATGGCCGCAGGCGGTACGGCTGCCAGTTACCCGGATGCCCCGTGGGGCGATGTGCGGGCCCGGACGGGCCGTCCGCCTCGTCCGCGCGAGGGGATGTGCGGTGCACCGCCGCGACCCGCTAGGATGCACTGCGTGCCGAGGTCCTGCGACCTGCGGCGCTCGCGGGCGTAGCTCAATGGTAGAGCCCTAGTCTTCCAAACTAGCTACGCGGGTTCGATTCCCGTCGCCCGCTCTCACCAGGAAACCCCGGGCCGGATGGCCTGGGGTTTTCCGCTCTCCGGAACGAGCCACCCGGTGTCCGCACGCCCCTTCGCGCCGGGCCGCGGCCCCCATAAGGTGGCCCGCATGGAGATCTGGCTCAACCCCGCGTGCTCCAAGTGCCGTTCGGCCGTGGAGATCCTGGACGAAGAGGGCGCCCGCTACACCGTGCGCAGATACCTCGAGGACCCGCCCAACGCCGATGACCTGCGCGGCGTGCTGACGCGGCTGGGCCTGGCGCCCTGGGACATCACCCGGACCCAGGAGGACGAGGCGAAGACATTGGGCCTCGCGCAGTGGGAGCGCACCGACGCCGCGCGCGAGCGGTGGATCGCGGCGCTGGCGGCACACCCCCGGCTGATCCAGCGGCCGATCATCACGGCGGACGACGGCTCGGCGCTGGTGGGACGGAGCGAGGAAGCCGTACGCGAGGCAGTGGCGCGGACCGGGGGCGAAGAGGCCTCGAAGGGCTGAACCCCGTGCGGCGCCCGGCACGGGGCCGGCGGACACCCGGAGGCGGGCCGCCTAGAAGGTGATGTGGTTGATGGTGTTGGCGATCGAGTTGAGGAACCGGTTGATCGACGGGGCCATGCCCGTGGAGGCGAGGAAGAAGCCGAACAGTATGGCGACGAACGCCGGACCCGCCTTGATCGACTTCCCTCTGATCAGGACGATCAGAACGATTCCCAACAGCAGCACCACTGACAGCGAAAGAGCCACACTGATCACACCCTCGGTCGGAACGCCTCACCGGCCCGGGGGCATGCCGCGCACACCCCCCTGCACCCATCGTGCCACCAACTCCATGCCCACTGCAGGGCGGTGACGAATCATCGGCCAACGCTTTGCCCGATTCCCGTCGATGGTGGCTACGGCGCGGCGGCAGGGTGACGCGCGGGCGGCGTGGCGGTGCCCGCCCGGCGCCACGGACGGACGGGCCACCTCGCGCCGGGCCGCCGCCGGGAATTTCTCCGCCTGCCACGGCGTCGGCAATTCACCACAGCTCGCCACGACTATTCCGCCCGGGCATTCTGATCATTTTCCGGCCCGGAGAATTTCCCACCCGTGGCATCCGTCACTGCGGTGAAGGGCGCCATCAAGGCTGATGAGCATTCGGACATAAGACTAAGGAATCGGACATTCCCCCTGAGTCGTTTGCGGGGGATACAGGGCGATTTGAGGGGACGATAGGGAGCGAATCGGGCGGCGATGGTGTGGGCTGTCCGGGGCGATAGCGCATGTTATCCACGCCCCGTCCGCTGTGTAACCCAAGGAAATAGGGGAATGCCTTCGAGGCGGTTTTACGCATTCGCCGGCCGCCGCTATCGTGCCTCCAATGTTTCCCGCTGCCCCGACACCGCGCACCGAACTGCCCCCTGCCCGCGCGGCGGAGGGCACCGACCGGCCGGAGCCCACGGACCGGTCGTCCGGGGCGGACGGCGCCAAAGGTGCCGAGGGCGCGGCGCCACCCGCACCCAAGAGCGATGGCCGCAACGCCTTCTTCGACAACGCGAAGTATCTGGCCATCGTGCTGGTGGCGATGGGGCACGCATGGGAACCGCTGACCGACGGCAGTCGCGCCGCCGAGGCGCTCTACATGACCGTCTACACCTTCCACATGCCGGCCTTCATCATCATTTCCGGCTACTTCTCGCGCAGCTTCGACATGCGCAAGGACCGGCTGCAGCGGCTGGTCACCGGGGTCGCGGTCCCCTATGTCCTCTTCGAGACCGCCTATGCGTTCTTCAAGCGCTGGGCGGACGACGATCCCGGGCACCCCATCAGCCTGCTCGACCCGTGGTTCCTGACGTGGTTCCTGGTGGCGCTGTTCATCTGGCGTCTGACCACCCCGCTGTGGAAGATCGTCCGCTGGCCGATTCCGCTCGCGGTGGCCATCGCCGTCATGGCCTCCGTGTCCCCGGACATCGGCGATGACCTGGATCTCCAGCGGGTGCTGCAGTTCCTCCCGTTCTTCGTCCTGGGACTGGCGCTGCGGCCCGAGCACTTCAAGCTGGTGCAGCGGCGGGCCGTGCGGATCGCCTCGCTGCCGGTCTTCGCCTGCGCGCTGGTGATGGCCTACTGGGCGGCGCCCCGGATGAGCTCGGCGTGGTTCTACCACCGCGACAGCGCCCAGGAGTTGGGCACCACCTGGTGGATCGGCGTGGTGATGACGCTGGCGCTCTTCGGCTGCTCGATCGTGATGACGGCCTGTTTCTTCTCCTGGGTACCGACCCGGCGGACGTGGTTCACGGTGCTGGGCGCCGGGACGCTCTACGGCTACCTGCTGCACGGTTTCCTGGCCAAGGGCTCGCGGTTCTGGGGCTGGTTCGACGACTACGAGTGGCTGCACTCCCCGCTCGGCGAGATCGCGGTCACCCTGCTCGCGGGAGCCATCGTGACGGCCCTGTGCACCCCGCCGGTCCGCAGGGTGTTCCGCTTCGCGATGGAGCCGACGATGGCCTGGGCGTTCCGGAAGGACCCGGCCGACACGGCGCGGGCCCGCGTCAGCGCCTGAGCGCGTCGTCACGGGGCCGGCCGGGCATCGTCACGGCGGCGGCCGGGCGTCCGCCCCGGGCTCCGGTCCCCTCGTGTGACGCGTCCTCGTGCCAGGCGTCCTCGGGTTACGCGTCCCGGCAGATCAGCAGCAGCGCGCGGTCGTCGTTGACGTCCTTGGCGACGGCCTCGATCAGGTGCCAGGCGGCCCCGGCGAAACCACTGGCGACATAGCGGTCGGCCTCGCCGGTCAGCCGGTCGATGCCCTCGGCGATATCACGCTCGGCGGACTCGACCAGACCGTCGGTGAACAGCATCAGGACATCGCCCGGCCGCAGCGTCCCCTTGACCGGGTCGAACTGGGCGCCGTCGTAGACACCGAGCAGCGGCCCCTCCCCCGGCTTCTCCTCCCAGCGGCCGCTGCCGGCACTGAGCTGGAGGGCCGGCAGGTGTCCCGCGGAGAGGAGTTCGTAGTCGCCGGACTCCAGGTCGAGGACGAGATGGATGGACGTGGCGAACCCCTCGTCCCAGTCCTGGCGCAGCAGATAGCCGTTGGCGGCGGGCAGGAAGCCGTGCGGCGGCAGCGAGCCGAGCAGGCCGCCGAAGGCACCGGACAGCAGCAGCGCGCGGGAGGCCGCGTCCATGCCCTTGCCGGAGACATCGGTCAGCACCACTTCGAGGATCTGGCCGCCGTGGGTGCGGGAGGCCACCACGAAGTCGCCGGAGAAGAACTGGCCGCCGGCCGGGCGCAGCGCCATCTCGTGGTGCCAGCCCTCGGGGAGCGCGGGCAGCGTGCTCTGGACCCGGATCCGTTCGCGCAGGTCGAAGAGCATGGTGCCGCCGCGCCGCCAGGGCACCCCGACCCGGCTGCGGAACTGGGCGATCAGCAGGCCGGAGAACCCGACCGCGGCGACGACCAGGACCGTGCCCGGAGTGATCCGTTCCGGCCCTTCGTCATACGGGCCGAACAGCGCGGCCTCGACGACCAGCGCGGCCGCGGAAGCGGCGTACAGGATCAGGAGGTTGGCCGGCCGCAGCAGCAGTCCGCCGGCGATGACCGGGAGGACCAGCGCCGTCGGGGCGATCCATTCGGGCCATCCGAGGGTGCCCGCGGCGAGGGCGGGTATGGCGAGGAGGAGGACGGCCAGCGCGAACCGGTCGGAGCCGTCGCCGCGGAAGTAGTCGACACCGGCCTTGCGCACGCCGATGCGGGCCCGGTGCAGGCTTTTGTGCACCCGGGCCGTCAGGGCTTCCGTTCCCTGGCCGGTTGTCATTGTTCTGGGACCTTATCCACCCGTTCGGCGGCGCGTCGATTCGCCGCACGTCGCCCCGGAGAATAGCCGGGAAACACCGTTCGAAATGCGGTCGCGCGGCCGGAGAGCACCCTGCTGGGCATGGGCCATGGCGAGCGCATCGCGGACATTGCGGGACACCGAGTGGGACGACTGGTCGAACGCGCTGGAGCGGGCGTTCGGCGGGGTGCCGCCGTCCGAGGAGGAGCGTGCGCTCCGGCGCGCCCTCACCGAGGTCGCACGGGCCCTGGCCATCGGTGCCGGACCCGTTCTGCCCCTGGAACGAGGGGCGTTGGCGGCTGTCCGGCGACGCGGCGGGCGCGGTCTGCGAGCGGGCCGCGGCCCCGGCCGGTCTGGCGCTGTCGGTGCGGGAGCTGGGCTCGGCCTGTCCGGGCGGGTTCTCGCTGCGCGCGCCGGCGTCGGCGGGGCGGGTGCGCGAGCTGCGGCCCGGTGCGGTGGCGGCCGCCTCGTGGGCGTTCGGGTCGCAGGTGGCGCCCTGGCTGCCGCACGGGTTCTGAGGGCCGGTGCGGCCCTCCCCGGCGGTCAGCCGCCGCCGGTGGACGGCTGGCAGCCCGGACACCAGAAGAGGTTGCGGGCGGCGAGCCCGGCGGTGCGGATCTCGCTGCCGCAGAGGTGGCAGTCCTGGTGGGCCCGGCGGTAGACGTACACCTCGCCGCCGTGGTCGTCGACCCGCGGCGGGCGGCCCATGGCCTCCGGCAGGTGTTCCGGGCGGACGGTGTCGATCCGGTTGTCCCGGACGCCCTCGGCCATCAGGAACACCAGGTCGGACCAGATCGCGTCCCATTCGGTGCGGGTGAGGTCGCGGCCGGGGCGGTAGGGGTCGATGTGGTGGCGGAAAAGGACCTCGGCGCGGTAGACGTTGCCGACCCCGGCGATGATCTTCTGGTCGAGCAGCAGCGCCGCGATCGTCGTACGGCTGCGGGAGATCCGCTGCCAGGCGCGGGTGCCGTCGTCCCCGGGGCGCAGCGGGTCGGGGCCCAGCCGGTCGTGTATCGCGCGCTTCTCGTCCTCGGAGATCAGGGCGCAGGTGGTGGGGCCGCGCAGGTCCGCGTAGGCGGCCGGGTTCGCGAGCCGGAGGCGCACGGTGTCGGTGGGCGGCGGGGCGGGGGCCGGGCCGAAGCCGAGCTTGCCGAACAGGCCGAGGTGCACATGGATCCAGCGATGGGGGTACCCCCTGGACCGATGGGGGTCCCCCCGGTCGAACGGAGGTGAGACCGGGGGATCGTCGGAGGTCCTTGGGGGACCGAAGCCGAGGAAGAGGTGTTTGCCGTGCGCCTCCGCGGTGGTCATGACCTGGCCGTCCACGAGGGCGGCGCCGTCGGCGAACTTGCCCTGGGGGCTGCTCGCCCGTACCGGTCCGCCCTCGAAGCGGGCGCGGTGGTCCAGGGCGAGGCGGTGGATCGTATGCCCCTCGGGCACGGGTGTCCTCCAGCGGGCGCGCCCGCCCGCCCCGGCGGCCGGGGCGGGCGGGCGACGGGATGAACGGGGGTCAGCCCTGCGGGTGGTGGGCGGGGATGGCGGGCAGCTCGCCGGTGGTCTCGTAGGCCGAGAGCATGTCGATGCGGCGGGTGTGCCGCTCCTCGCCCGAGTAGGGCGTGCCGAGGAAGACCTCGATGAAGCGGGTCGCCTCTTCCTGGGTGTGCATCCGGCCGCCCACGGAGATGACGTTGGCGTTGTTGTGCTCGCGGCCGAGCTTGGCGGTCTCCTCGCTCCAGGCCAGCGCGGCCCGTACGCCCTTGACCTTGTTGGCGGCGATCTGCTCGCCGTTGCCGGAGCCGCCGATCACGATGCCGAGGCTGTCCGGGTCGGCGGCGGTCCGCTCCGCGGCGCGCAGGCAGAACGGGGGGTAGTCGTCCTGGGCGTCGTAAATGTGGGGACCGCAGTCGACGGGCTCGTGGCCGTGGGCCGTGAGCCACTCGACGAGGTGGTTCTTGAGTTCGAAACCTGCATGGTCGGAGCCGAGGTACACGCGCATGCGATGAGTGTGACACGTGCGGCGGCGGGTAGGCGCCGCTGGGTCTTACCGGGCTGTGTGCACAGAAAGCGACTCTCCGCCTTCCGTACGCAAGCACAGCGCGAAACCATCCAGGGTTTCGCACAACAATCCGGCTCCAGACCTTCCAATCAACGGTTAACGAAGATCTAATGCGGGGGGATCCATCCGCGAACGCACGAAGGACGGTCACATGGGCGCGCACCCTTCCCCGAGCTCTCCAGGAGCAGGGGGCACCCCCACCTCCACCTCGGTCCCCACCCCCGGCACCGGCGGCGGCGGGTCCACCGGGGGGCAGTCGCAGGACGGACTGCAGGCAGGGCTCAAGAATCGCCATCTGTCGATGATCGCCATCGGCGGTGTCATCGGCGCCGGCCTGTTCGTCGGCTCCGGCGCCGGTATCGCGGCCGCCGGGCCCGGCATCCTGCTCTCCTACGCGCTGACCGGTCTGCTGGTCGTGCTGGTCATGCGGATGCTGGGCGAGATGGCCGCGGCCTCGCCCACCTCAGGATCGTTCTCCGCGTACGCGGACCGGGCGCTGGGCCGCTGGGCCGGGTTCACGATCGGCTGGCTGTACTGGTTCTTCTGGTCGGTCGTGCTGGCCGTCGAGGCGACCGCGGCCGCCTCGATCCTCACCGGCTGGGTCCCGGCCGTCCCGCAGTGGGCCTGGGCGCTGCTGGTGATGATCGTGCTGACCGGTACCAACCTGATCTCGGTCGGGTCCTTCGGCGAGTTCGAGTTCTGGTTCGCCGGGATCAAGGTCGTCGCGATCGTCGTCTTCATCGTGGTGGGCGCGCTGGCGATATGCGGGCTGCCGCCGGGCGGTGCCCCGGTCGGCACGGAGAACCTGACCGGGCACGGCGGGTTCCTGCCGCACGGTCCCGGCGCGATCCTCTCCGGCATGCTGCTGGTGGTCTTCTCCTTCATGGGCAGCGAGATCGTGACGCTGGCGGCGAGCGAGGCACCGAACCCGGTGCAGGCCGTCCGCAAGGCCGTCAACAGCGTCATCTGGCGGATCGCGCTCTTCTACCTCGGCTCGATCGCGGTGATCGTGACGCTGCTTCCGTGGAACGCCAAGGCGGTGGAGAAGAGCCCGTACGTGGCCGTGCTGCAGTCGCTGGACATCCCGTACGCGGGCACCGTGATGGACGTCGTGGTGCTGACCGCGGTGCTGTCCTGTCTGAACTCCGGGCTCTACACCGCCTCCCGGATGGCGTTCTCGCTCGGTCAGCGCGGCGATGCGCCGAAGTCGTTCGCCACCGTCAACAAGGGCGGGGTGCCGGCGGTCGCGATCTGGGCGTCGGTCGCCTTCGGCTTCGTGGCGACGATCTTCAGCTACACCTCGAAGGACACCATCTTCCAGTTCCTGCTGAATTCGTCGGGCGCGGTGGCGCTGTTCGTGTGGCTGGTCATCTGCTTCTCGCAGCTGCGGATGCGCCGGGTCATCGAGCGGGAGACGCCGGAGCGGCTGACGGTGCGGATGTGGCTGTACCCGTGGCTGACCTACGCAACGATCGGGCTGATCGTCTTCGTCATCGGCTACATGTTCTACAACCCGGACGGGCGCCAGCAGATGGTGCTGTCGGTGGTCGCGGCCGTGGTGGTGCTGGCGGTCGGGCTGATCCTCGACCGGCGGCGGCCGCGGACGGCCGTGGCGGACGGGGCGGACGGGGCGGACGGGGCGGGTGCTCCGGGCGTCGGCGCCGGGGTGACGGACCGGGCGTAGGACAGGCAGCACGCGAAGGGGCCGGGCCCCGTGCGCACCACAGGGGTGCGTACGGGGCCCGGCCCCTTCGCGTGCGGTGTGCGGCCCGCTCAGCCGCGGCGCCCGGCCAGCTTCCAGGCCGTGGGCAGCGCGCCCATGGCCAGCGCGGCCTTGAGGGCGTCGCCGATCAGGAACGGGACGAGGCCGGCGGCGACGGCCTGGCCGAGGGACATGCCGGTGCTCAGCGCCAGGCAGGGGACGCCGACGGCGTAGATCACGGCGGTGCCCGCGGCCATGGTGGCGGCGGTGCGCAGCACCCCGCGGTCGCCGCCGCGCCGGGCCAGCGCGCCCACGACGGTGGCGGCGAGCAGCATGCCCACGACATAGCCGAAGGTGGCGCCGCCCGCGCCCGAGGCACCGCCGGCGAACCACGGCAGGCCCGCCATCCCCGCCAGGGCGTACAGCGCCAGCGACAGCGCACCGCGGCCCGCGCCGAGCGAGGCGCCGACCAGGAGGGCGGCGAAGGTCTGGCCGGTGACCGGGACCGGTGAGCCGGGAACCGGGACGGCGATCTGCGCCGCGATGCCGGTGAGCGCGGCGCCGCCGAGCACCAGCGCGGCGTCACGGACGCGGGCGCGGGAGGCGGTGGCGGCCGGCAGCAGATCGGCCAGGACGGTGCCAGGACGGGAAAGAGCGGCAGTGCTCATCGGGGCTCCGCGGGTGTGAGAGGGACAGGACGGGACGCGCTGACGTTAGTCCAGCGGACCGCCGGAGATCATCGTGTGGCGGCGACAAAGCCGGAGCGGCCCGCTTGGAGAGTTCCGAACAGGAGTTCCGAACCACCGCCAGAATGCCGGGCGCCGGCGGGCCGTGCGGCGTCATCGCAGGTCACGTGATGCTCATCACGGCCCGGGCCGCCTCTGGACGCCGGTTTTGTGGTAGCGCGCGACATGCGGCGACACTGGGCGCGCCCCGCGGTGACCTGTGGAGTTCCCCCAACCCGCCGGCGGCCCCCGCCGCCCCGGCCCTTGCGAGAGTACGAGCCCATGCACGACGCACCGACCCATGCCGTCGAATCCTCCCCGGGGACGGCCGCCGACGGGAAAGAGCCGCTGGCCGCGGGCCTCAAGCAGCGCCATCTGACGATGCTGGGCCTGGGCGGAGTGATCGGCGCGGGCCTGTTCGTGGGCTCCGGCGCGGGGATCGCGGTCGCCGGTCCCGGGATCGTGCTGTCGTATCTGATCGCGGGCGCGCTGGCCATGCTGGTCATGCGGATGCTCGGCGAGATGTCGGCGGCGATGCCGGCGTCCGGGGCGTTCTCGGTGCACGCGGAGCGGGCGCTGGGGCGCTGGGCCGGCTTCAGCGTCGGCTGGCTGTACTGGTTCCTGCTGGTCGTGGTGCTGGCCGTGGAGGCCACCGGTGCGGCGCAGATCGCGAACGGCTGGGCCCCGGCGGTGCCGCAGTGGGGCTGGGTGCTGATCTTCATGATCGTCTTCACCCTCGCCAACCTGGCCGCGGTGAAGAACTTCGGCGAGTTCGAGTTCTGGTTCGCGACGCTGAAGGTCACCGCGATCGTGCTGTTCCTCGCGCTGAGCCTGCTGGCGGTCTTCGGGGTGCTGCCGGACACCGAGCCCGTCGGGCTGGCGAACCTCACCGGGCACGGCGGCTTCCTGCCGCACGGCTGGTCCGGGGTGGTCTCCGGGGTCCTGGCCGTGGTGTTCGCCTTCGGCGGCCTGGAGGTCGTCACCATCGCCGCGGCCGAGTCGGACGATCCGGCGCGTGCGGTGGGCCGGGCGGTGCGCAGCGCGGTCTGGCGCATCCTGTTCTTCTACGTCGGCTCGATGCTGGTCATCGTGACCCTGCTGCCCTGGTCGTCGATGCAGCCGGGCAAGAGCCCCTACGTCGCGGTGCTGGACAGCCTCGGGGTGCCGGGCGCCGGCCAGATCATGAACATCGTGGTGTTCGTGGCGCTGCTCTCCGCGCTGAACGCCAACCTCTACGGCTCGTCGCGGATGATCTTCTCGCTGGCCGAGCGGGGCGAGGCGCCGCGGGCGCTGCTGAAGGTGTCGGGAGGGGGGTCCCCCCGCTCGGGCGGAGCCGAGAGTGGGGGAGGGGTGCCGCGGCGTGCGGTGCTGGCCTCGGTGGCGTTCGGGTTCGTCTCCGTCCTGCTGAATCTGAAGTGGCCGGATTCGGTCTTCCTCTACATGCTCAACGCGGTCGGCGCGGTGCTGCTCTTCGTCTGGGGCCTGATCGCCGTCTCCCAGCTGCGGCTGCGTCCGCGGATCGCCCGCGAGACGCCCGAGAAGCTGACCCTGCGGATGTGGGGCTTCCCGTATCTGACCTGGGCGTCGCTGGTGGCGATGGGCGGGGTGCTGATCCTGATGCTGACCGATGACACGGCCCGGCCGCAGCTTTTGTGGTCGGCCGGGGCGACCGGTCTGGTGCTGCTCGTCGCGGGCGTACGGGCGCTCCGGGAGCGTCGCGGGCGCCGCTGACTCCCGGCCGGCGGGGGTCACCCCACGTCACAATCGACCACACATTGGACACACACGGTGCCGAACACGTCTGAATACCGAACATTCGCTGCACGACTGTTGCCCTGAGCGGACACCGGCGCTCAAACTGAGCCCGCTTTGCCGAGGACCCCGAAGTACAGCCGTCGGCAGGCCCTGCGCGATCCGCCCGCAAACCGGCGGGGTCCGGGGGGCCCGGCAGCACCGTCGCACCGGTCGCGGCCCGGGGGAACGCAGTATCGCCTTGCTCCGCTCTCACCTACTGGGACAGGTACGACATGAATCGGACACCCTCGTCCGCCGCATCCGCGCGCGAGCACGGCGACGCGGTCCAGGGCGCCGGCCCCGACAGCTCCTCGCTGTCCAACGGCCTCAAGCAGCGCCACCTCTCGATGATCGCCCTGGGCGGGGTGATCGGCGCGGGCCTGTTCGTCGGCTCCCGCGCCGGCATCGCGGCGGCCGGTCCGTCGATCGTGCTGGCCTATGCCGTCTCCGGCGCGCTGGTCATGCTGATCATGCGGATGCTCGGCGAGATGGCCGCGGCGAATCCGGCCTCCGGCTCCTTTTCCGTGCACGCCGAGCGCTCCATAGGCTCCTGGGCCGGGTTCACGGTGGGCTGGATGTTCACCGCGCTGCTGTGTGTGGCGGTGGCCGCCGAGGCGCTGGGCGCCGCGGACGTGATGCACCAGTGGTTCCCCGGCACCCAGCCCTGGGTGTGGGTCCTGCTGTTCATGCTGCTCTTCACCGGAACCAACCTGACCGCGGTCTCCAACTTCGGTGAGTTCGAGTTCTGGTTCGCCGCCCTGAAGGTCGCGGCGATCGGCCTCTTCCTGATCCTGGGCCTGCTGGCCATCTTCGGTGTGCTCCCCGGCACCCACGCCCCGGGCACCTCGCACCTCACCGGTGACGGCGGCTTCCTGCCCAAGGGCGTCGACGGCCTGATGGTCGGTCTGCTGGCGTCGGTGTTCGCCTACGGCGGGCTGGAGACGGTGACCATCGCGGCCGCCGAGTCCAAGGACCCGGTACGCGGTGTGGCCCGCGCCGTGCGCACCGCGATGTGGCGGATAGCCCTCTTCTACGTCGGCTCGATGGCCGTCATCGTCACGGTCATCCCCTGGAGTGCCCCCTCCATCGCCAAGAGCGGCCCGTACGTCGCGGTCCTGGACTATCTCAAGATCCCGGCGGCCGGCCAGATCATGAACGTGGTCATCCTGATCGCGCTGCTCTCCGCGGTGAACGCCAACCTCTACGGCGCCTCGCGGATGGCCTACTCCCTCATCTCCCGCGGCCAGGGCCCGGCCTTCCTCGCCAAGGTGAGCAGCGGCGTCCCGCGCCGGGCCGTCCTGCTGTGCTCCGCCTTCGGCTTCCTCGCGGTCCTCTTCAGCTTCCTGTGGCCCACCACGGTCTTCCAGTGGCTGCTGAACATGGTCGGCGCGGCCGTCCTGGTGGTGTGGGGCTTCATCGCCGTCGCCCAGCTGCGGATGCGGCGCCGGCTGGAGCGCGAGGCGCCCGAGAAGCTCGTGGTGAAGATGTGGGCCTTCCCGGTCCTGACCTGGGTGGCGCTGGCGGGCATCGTCGTCGTGCTGCTGCTGATGGTGCGCGACGAGAACCAGCGGATCCAGCTGCTGTTCACCGGTGGCTTCGGGGCGGTGCTGGCCGTGATCGGGCTCATCCGGCAGCGATCGCTGGGCAGCGGCGCCGGCCTGGCCAAGGAGTAGCCGCTCCGCAGCGCTCCCCCCACTCCCCACAGGCGGGGCGGGACCTCCTTCCGAGGTCCCGCCCCGCCTCCGTCTTCGGGACCAGGCCGGTCGCCGCACCCGGCTGTTGATCACTCCTGCTGATAGCGTGCTCTTGCACATTGATTGCAACTACTGCTCATCAGCAGCTTGGAGGCGGGATCGGCATGGCCACCTACACACTTCCTGAACTTCCGTACGACTACTCGGCGCTGGCTCCGGTCATCA
This portion of the Streptomyces sp. 2114.4 genome encodes:
- a CDS encoding amino acid permease, whose translation is MGAHPSPSSPGAGGTPTSTSVPTPGTGGGGSTGGQSQDGLQAGLKNRHLSMIAIGGVIGAGLFVGSGAGIAAAGPGILLSYALTGLLVVLVMRMLGEMAAASPTSGSFSAYADRALGRWAGFTIGWLYWFFWSVVLAVEATAAASILTGWVPAVPQWAWALLVMIVLTGTNLISVGSFGEFEFWFAGIKVVAIVVFIVVGALAICGLPPGGAPVGTENLTGHGGFLPHGPGAILSGMLLVVFSFMGSEIVTLAASEAPNPVQAVRKAVNSVIWRIALFYLGSIAVIVTLLPWNAKAVEKSPYVAVLQSLDIPYAGTVMDVVVLTAVLSCLNSGLYTASRMAFSLGQRGDAPKSFATVNKGGVPAVAIWASVAFGFVATIFSYTSKDTIFQFLLNSSGAVALFVWLVICFSQLRMRRVIERETPERLTVRMWLYPWLTYATIGLIVFVIGYMFYNPDGRQQMVLSVVAAVVVLAVGLILDRRRPRTAVADGADGADGAGAPGVGAGVTDRA
- a CDS encoding biotin transporter BioY, which gives rise to MSTAALSRPGTVLADLLPAATASRARVRDAALVLGGAALTGIAAQIAVPVPGSPVPVTGQTFAALLVGASLGAGRGALSLALYALAGMAGLPWFAGGASGAGGATFGYVVGMLLAATVVGALARRGGDRGVLRTAATMAAGTAVIYAVGVPCLALSTGMSLGQAVAAGLVPFLIGDALKAALAMGALPTAWKLAGRRG
- a CDS encoding amino acid permease, which codes for MHDAPTHAVESSPGTAADGKEPLAAGLKQRHLTMLGLGGVIGAGLFVGSGAGIAVAGPGIVLSYLIAGALAMLVMRMLGEMSAAMPASGAFSVHAERALGRWAGFSVGWLYWFLLVVVLAVEATGAAQIANGWAPAVPQWGWVLIFMIVFTLANLAAVKNFGEFEFWFATLKVTAIVLFLALSLLAVFGVLPDTEPVGLANLTGHGGFLPHGWSGVVSGVLAVVFAFGGLEVVTIAAAESDDPARAVGRAVRSAVWRILFFYVGSMLVIVTLLPWSSMQPGKSPYVAVLDSLGVPGAGQIMNIVVFVALLSALNANLYGSSRMIFSLAERGEAPRALLKVSGGGSPRSGGAESGGGVPRRAVLASVAFGFVSVLLNLKWPDSVFLYMLNAVGAVLLFVWGLIAVSQLRLRPRIARETPEKLTLRMWGFPYLTWASLVAMGGVLILMLTDDTARPQLLWSAGATGLVLLVAGVRALRERRGRR
- a CDS encoding amino acid permease, translating into MNRTPSSAASAREHGDAVQGAGPDSSSLSNGLKQRHLSMIALGGVIGAGLFVGSRAGIAAAGPSIVLAYAVSGALVMLIMRMLGEMAAANPASGSFSVHAERSIGSWAGFTVGWMFTALLCVAVAAEALGAADVMHQWFPGTQPWVWVLLFMLLFTGTNLTAVSNFGEFEFWFAALKVAAIGLFLILGLLAIFGVLPGTHAPGTSHLTGDGGFLPKGVDGLMVGLLASVFAYGGLETVTIAAAESKDPVRGVARAVRTAMWRIALFYVGSMAVIVTVIPWSAPSIAKSGPYVAVLDYLKIPAAGQIMNVVILIALLSAVNANLYGASRMAYSLISRGQGPAFLAKVSSGVPRRAVLLCSAFGFLAVLFSFLWPTTVFQWLLNMVGAAVLVVWGFIAVAQLRMRRRLEREAPEKLVVKMWAFPVLTWVALAGIVVVLLLMVRDENQRIQLLFTGGFGAVLAVIGLIRQRSLGSGAGLAKE